The following are encoded in a window of Gasterosteus aculeatus chromosome 5, fGasAcu3.hap1.1, whole genome shotgun sequence genomic DNA:
- the st6galnac gene encoding alpha-N-acetylgalactosaminide alpha-2,6-sialyltransferase 2 — MALQRRLVVVVVTASSLLCVYVLCVHLEKPPSWSTPPLKDAPGFIKAPGRSGSSAHQEPLRKETGGDRRTRPPPTAAAHPEVTAPPTAARHQPAEARDPGVSEAGSRSEGGDRAGTKGPPAPQRQQLVGGDGPTDPPFIGDTYKSEDVPPQTECRDGIRSRVKKTAFGGRFLEHIPVLQWAEDVTREQHQRLSRYPGAHGWGGIDYETLAETLSVLNASANRLLLDDWNHRGNASACSRCAVVGNGGILKESKVGEEIDGHHYVFRTNGAIVKGFERDVGSRTTHYTFSTNTLMNSLRSYAGFRGPPQSTETRYVFLPDHDRDFLLMKAAATHRAVERGRERAEDPTKYFGADVSAEKLKMYHPDFIRYLRNRFLRSSALKTKYKALYRPSTGAVMLLAALHSCDQVSAYGFMTPDYRKYSDHYYDKSYRPVGFFINHDLRMEMSLWQQLHQEGLIRLYGHR; from the exons ATGGCGCTCCAGAGGAGGCTGGTGGTTGTTGTGGTGACCGCCAGCTCCCTGCTGTGCGTCTACGTGCTGTGCGTCCACCTGGAAAAGCCCCCGTCCTGGTCCACGCCCCCCCTCAAAGACGCCCCCGGCTTCATCAAGGCGCCGGGACGGAG CGGCTCATCGGCCCACCAGGAGCCTCTCCGCAAAGAGACCGGCGGAGACCGGcgtacccgcccccccccgaccgccGCCGCTCACCCGGAGGTCACAGCGCCACCCACGGCCGCTCGGCACCAACCAGCAGAGGCCAGGGACCCGGGTGTCTCAGAGGCCGGGTCTAGGTCTGAAGGGGGGGACAGAGCCGGGACCAAAGGCCCCCCGGCACCGCAACGCCAGCAGCTCGTCGGGGGAGACGGGCCCACGGACCCCCCCTTCATCGGAGACACTTACAAGAGTGAAGACGTCCCGCCGCAAACG GAGTGCAGAGACGGCATCAGGAGTCGGGTCAAGAAGACGGCCTTCGGGGGACGTTTTCTGGAGCACATTCCGGTCCTGCAGTGGGCCGAAGACGTGACCCGGGAACAACACCAGCGCCTGAGCCGCTACCCTGGAGCACACGGCTGGGGGGGCATCGACTACGAGA CGTTGGCGGAAACTCTGTCCGTCCTCAACGCTTCTGCTAACCGGCTGCTGCTGGACGACTGGAATCACCGTGGCAACGCGTCGGCGTGCAGCCGCTGCGCCGTGGTGGGAAACGGGGGCATCCTGAAGGAGTccaaggtgggggaggagatCGACGGCCACCACTACGTCTTCAG GACCAACGGGGCCATCGTTAAGGGCTTCGAGCGGGACGTGGGGTCCCGGACCACCCACTACACCTTCTCCACCAACACGCTGATGAACTCCTTGAGGAGCTACGCCGGCTTCAGAGGACCTCCTCAGTCTACG GAAACCAGATACGTGTTCCTGCCCGACCACGACCGCGACTTCCTGCTGATGAAGGCGGCGGCGACGCACCGCGCTGTGGAGAGAGGACGTGAGCGGGCAGAAGA TCCCACCAAGTACTTTGGAGCCGACGTGTCAGCGGAGAAGCTGAAGATGTACCACCCCGACTTCATCCGTTACCTGAGGAACAG ATTCCTTCGTTCCAGCGCTCTGAAAACCAAATACAAGGCCCTTTACCGGCCGTCGACGGGCGCCGTGATGCTGCTGGCCGCGCTGCACAGCTGCGACCAG GTGAGCGCGTACGGCTTCATGACGCCGGACTACAGGAAGTACTCGGACCACTACTACGACAAAAGCTACCGCCCGGTGGGCTTCTTCATCAACCACGACCTGCGGATGGAGATGTCTCTGTGGCAGCAGCTGCACCAGGAAGGCCTCATACGGCTCTACGGGCACCGGTGA